Proteins encoded together in one Euwallacea similis isolate ESF13 chromosome 12, ESF131.1, whole genome shotgun sequence window:
- the LOC136412565 gene encoding phospholipase A2 isoform X2, protein MMGSYILVKICHILTCVALVLGSTVLIADNSMSRMIELTTKIPYCNVHTDRGNIRTMLLAADAARVRQMSDDSIRNLEEVCNDKEKLVQQQGGFIYPGTKWCGPGNIGSNYSDLGRYAKEDACCREHDNCPKSLRKEECREGICNNSPYTRSHCDCDAIFRKCLQNVNSETANTIGAIFFNVIQVICFKERSPCSEWQKNGYTKAESDVICKKWIFRPSEKYFPLMPETIN, encoded by the exons ATGATGGGG AGCTACATTCTAGTCAAAATATGCCATATCCTAACATGCGTGGCCCTAGTACTGGGCAGCACCGTTCTTATAGCCGACAACAGCATGTCCCGCATGATCGAGCTCACTACGAAAATACCCTACTGCAATGTTCATACTGATag GGGTAATATAAGGACGATGCTCTTGGCTGCAGATGCAGCCAGAGTTAGGCAAATGTCGGATGATTCCATAAGAAATTTAGAGGAAGTTTGTAACGATAAGGAAAAATTAGTGCAGCAACAGGGAGGCTTTATTTATCCGGGCACTAAATGGTGTGGACCAG GAAACATTGGCAGTAATTACTCAGACTTGGGACGATATGCCAAAGAAGATGCCTGCTGCAGAGAACACGACAATTGTCCGAAAAGCCTAAGGAAAGAGGAATGCCGTGAAGGCATTTGCAATAATTCTCCATACACtag gTCTCATTGTGATTGTGATGCAATATTTCGCAAATGTCTGCAAAACGTAAATAGCGAAACAGCCAATACCATTGGAgccatatttttcaatgtaatcCAAGTAATCTGTTTCAAAGAACGGAGTCCCTGCTCAGAATGGCAAAA AAATGGTTACACTAAAGCCGAATCGGACGTGATTTGCAAGAAATGGATTTTCAGACCTtcagagaaatattttccgcTGATGcctgaaacaataaattaa
- the LOC136412563 gene encoding brachyurin-like yields MKFALLALCFTYVAAVPIKQSETVELGHDWASIKPINIFVEPIGPAPESPIGRIVGGTVATRNGFPYQVALIINNSGFCGGSIISNQWVLTAAHCIDSATSVQVIAGAHNPSTTVNEPTQVRIAAEARTVHKEWNRQTLSNDVALLRASEIPITNDGISAIQLAASDSGTFAGSTATLTGWGRTSDASNSIAQELQVVELPVITNAVCQSSFGNIVQEQHVCTSGAGGRGGCNGDSGGPLVVNGIEIGIVSFGSSLCEGGHPTAFARVSHFRNWINTNSGI; encoded by the exons ATGAAGTTCGCACTGCTTGCCTTGTGTTTCACCTATGTGGCAGCTGTACCCATTAAACAGTCTGAAACTGTT GAATTGGGCCACGACTGGGCTAGTATCAAACCCATAAACATCTTCGTTGAGCCAATTGGACCTGCTCCTGAGTCTCCCATTGGAAGGATTGTAGGTGGGACAGTTGCCACTCGCAATGGCTTTCCTTACCAAGTTGCTCTGATCATCAACAATTCCGGATTCTGCGGTGGTTCCATCATCAGTAACCAATGGGTGTTGACAGCTGCCCACTGTATTGATTC TGCCACCTCTGTTCAAGTTATCGCTGGTGCTCACAACCCCAGTACAACCGTCAACGAACCCACCCAAGTTAGAATTGCCGCCGAGGCTAGGACTGTTCACAAGGAATGGAACCGTCAAACTTTGTCTAATGATGTTGCCCTTTTGAGAGCCTCTGAGATACCTATTACAAATGATGGAATTTCCGCCATTCAACTTGCTGCATCCGACTCTGGAACTTTTGCCGGATCGACTGCCACTCTTACTGGATGGGGAAGGACCAGTGATGCCAGCAACTCCATCGCCCAGGAGTTGCAAGTGGTCGAATTGCCAGTTATCACCAACGCTGTATGCCAATCCTCCTTCGGAAACATTGTCCAGGAGCAACACGTCTGCACCTCTGGAGCTGGTGGTCGTGGAGGTTGCAATGGTGACTCTGGTGGCCCGTTGGTCGTTAACGGTATCGAAATCGGCATTGTTTCATTCGGATCTAGCTTGTGCGAAGGTGGACACCCTACTGCTTTCGCCAGGGTATCCCACTTTAGGAACTGGATCAACACCAACTCTGGAATTTAA
- the LOC136412555 gene encoding carboxypeptidase D-like isoform X1 produces MFIQIIVLSCILHNVAHSVPLQDSLTEIEDFLKEPRYYSYDELTNAFEKLETENPGIAKLVSIGRSVKNRELWAMHINSNVQNRTLLTPMFKYVANMHGDEAIGRQLMIYLAYYLILNYGKNERVTQLVNTTDIYLVPSMNPDGYENSQEGECESKPHYVGRENEKGVDLNRDFPDQFEPHRAGTIIAGRQPETVAMMTWIISRPFVLSGNLHGGAVVASYPYDDSNAGVQCCRESKSPDHEIFKKLALVYAEHHALMKSGEACKNDHFPQGITNGAYWYEVRGGMQDFNYVKSNCFEVTFELSCCKFPPATTLPNEWDGNKESLLSFMEATHWGVKGLVTNEHGDPILDADVVVKGIKHNVTTSNRGEFWRLLLPGKYEIFAAAFGYLPSITVDVEVQHDKTTIQNFTLKLEPQKGEFQKMVTQIPPLYNEYGFMINDPELFKHHHYDDLVKYLQLFHNTYPNITHLYSIGKSVQGRDLHVFVLSNTPKRHKPGKPEFKYVANMHGNEVVGRELLLYLIKYMCERYGSDERITKLMNNTRIHILPSMNPDGYEQSREGDPEIIGRNNADNMDLNRNFPDQYGVNAYNRFLEPETQLVMRWINSEPFVLSANLHNGALVANYPFDDSPPNFPKNVANPTPDDELFKYLASVYSSAHKTMHEGRPCPLFPKERFEGGITNGAKWYQVTGGMQDWNYLVAGCMEITLEIGCDKYPYATELPQYWLDNREALVTFMEQVHIGVHGFVSSTIGHNIPHAEIIVEGNKHTVTSSKDGDYFRLLLPGKYNITFAARGYESYTTEVVVPEVGSVPLNVILMKDDHLHWSNAYDFDIQANIFNPAYLPASEIYRLLSELENFYPNSAEFHGGDDLVSMVIHWLKLTEHIAQPDETKFHIAVVGNLFATQPIGRIMVLNLARHLLKGLFYKDPPITNILSNTAIHVVPVIDNAFEQIWGNYIKEFDGSSKTDKYSCNNITADFKQVGEQLLDLNSRLISNKDAVAQTNAFKHMLLDEKFDLVINIEGGRTGVLFPYTSSSINKYEKLAQIYNKALKIHQACPEREGGTNSEITDFLFKEYNTPFLTLKVSCCDYPSVENLPYIWRDILGPIMSILNATRTGLQGTVKNQQNYPLNNATVKVFESGETYEVTKTLAHFKVMLPPGNYQVEIACHGFDTKTLTVDVKELVISDLKVVLQPFSGGTMATDSEESHSVKKVLNDYNTKLDGTEVMTDTSMHQPFQDGTSTGVKGYVQDQQHHPISHAKLYVKEANITLYSDENGKYGAPLPLGTYTVIVDANHYFKDVRLVVVNDLNVPKIAMFTLRKINTIWGVPRLAFVTLTGFILAGMLGLGIFCYLTCRGKRYEYGLLPQDGIYEDFKDDGDESKETEVFTRPLKQQPITRPYYDDDEDDDENDFADIEGNFPSSSEEDDEIKLLSLKK; encoded by the exons ATGTTCATCCAAATTATCGTGCTATCGTGCATTCTCCACAACGTTGCCCACTCAGTTCCTCTGCAGGATTCTTTAACAGAAATTGAGGATTTTCTAAAGGAACCACGGTATTATAGTTACGATGAGCTGACCAATGCCTTTGAGAAACTGGAAACTGAGAATCCAGGTATAGCCAAGCTGGTCAGCATTGGCAGGTCAGTAAAGAACAGGGAGTTATGGGCAATGCATATCAactcaaatgttcaaaatcgAACACTTTTAACTCCCATGTTTAAATATGTCGCAAATATGCATGGGGATGAAGCCATTGGAAGGCAGTTGATGATTTATTTGGCatattatttaatactaaattatgGGAAGAATGAACGAGTGACTCAGTTAGTGAATACTACAGATATTTATTTGGTGCCCAGTATGAACCCAGATGGTTATGAAAATTCACAG gaaGGGGAATGTGAATCCAAACCCCATTATGTTGGTAGGGAAAATGAAAAAGGCGTAGATCTAAACAGGGACTTCCCTGATCAATTTGAACCTCATAGAGCTG GAACTATTATTGCTGGCAGACAACCTGAAACCGTAGCAATGATGACATGGATTATTTCCAGACCATTTGTCTTGTCTGGAAACTTACATGGCGGGGCTGTGGTGGCCAGTTACCCTTATGATGATTCCAA TGCAGGTGTTCAATGCTGCAGAGAAAGCAAATCCCCGGACCatgaaatcttcaaaaaattagcCCTTGTATATGCCGAACATCATGCTCTGATGAAATCAGGGGAGGCTTGTAAAAACGATCATTTTCCACAGGGTATTACTAATGGGGCCTATTGGTATGAAGTCAGAG GAGGGATGCAAGACTTTAACTATGTAAAATCAAACTGCTTTGAAGTTACTTTTGAATTGAGTTGTTGCAAATTTCCCCCTGCCACAACTTTGCCAAATGAATGGGACGGTAATAAAGAATCTCTGCTTAGTTTTATGGAGGCTACCCACTGGGGAGTTAAAG GATTAGTTACCAACGAGCATGGAGATCCAATCTTAGACGCAGACGTGGTGGTCAAGGGCATTAAGCATAATGTGACCACTTCAAACAGGGGCGAATTTTGGCGCTTGCTTCTTCCAGGAAAATACGAAATATTTGCCGCGGCCTTTGG ATATTTACCCTCGATCACAGTCGATGTTGAGGTACAACACGATAAAACTaccattcaaaatttcacCTTAAAATTAGAGCCACAAAAAG GAGAATTCCAGAAGATGGTCACCCAAATTCCTCCATTATATAACGAATATGGTTTCATGATTAATGATCCCGAGTTATTTAAGCACCATCACTACGACGATCTAGTGAAGTATCTACAACTATTCCACAATACATATCCAAATATCACTCACCTGTATTCCATTGGGAAATCGGTGCAAGGCAGGGACTTACATGTCTTTGTTTTGAGTAATACACCTAAACGACATAAACCAg GCAAACCTGAATTCAAATACGTAGCCAATATGCACGGTAATGAAGTCGTAGGTAGGGAACTTCTTCTCtatttaatcaaatatatGTGCGAAAGATACGGTAGTGACGAGCGCATCACCAAACTCATGAACAATACTCGAATACATATACTCCCTAGCATGAACCCTGATGGGTATGAACAATCCCGAGAAG GAGATCCCGAGATAATTGGAAGAAACAACGCGGATAATATGGATTTAAACAGAAACTTCCCTGATCAATATGGTGTTAATGCa TATAACAGATTTTTGGAACCGGAGACTCAATTAGTAATGAGATGGATTAACTCAGAACCCTTTGTTCTTTCGGCAAACTTACACAATGGAGCTTTAGTGGCAAACTATCCTTTCGATGACAGTCCTCCAAATTTCCCTAAAAACGTAGCAAATCCTACCCCCGATGACGAATTGTTTAAATACTTAGCCAGCGTTTATTCAAGT GCTCACAAAACTATGCACGAAGGTCGCCCCTGTCCTTTATTCCCTAAAGAGCGGTTCGAAGGCGGTATAACCAACGGTGCCAAATGGTACCAGGTAACTGGAGGAATGCAAGACTGGAATTATTTGGTGGCAGGGTGCATGGAAATTACCCTGGAAATCGGGTGCGATAAGTACCCGTATGCTACGGAACTACCTCAATATTGGCTGGATAATAGAGAAGCTTTGGTTACCTTTATGGAGCAg gtgCACATAGGCGTTCATGGTTTCGTGTCTAGTACTATTGGCCACAATATTCCTCACGCAGAAATTATAGTCGAGGGAAATAAACATACAGTAACATCATCAAAAGATGGAGACTATTTTCGATTGCTTCTCCCTGGCAAATACAACATCACTTTTGCTGCCCGGGGATACGAAAGCTATACAACTGAAGTGGTGGTGCCTGAAGTCGGTAGTGTACCACTGAACGTCATTTTAATGAAAGATGACCATTTGCATTGGTCAAATGCCTACGATTTCGACATTCAGGCAAATATATTTAACCCTGCTTATCTCCCTGCGTCTGAAATTTACCGTCTTTTAAGCGAATTGGAGAATTTTTATCCCAATTCTGCTGAGTTCCATGGAGGAGACGACCTTGTCTCCATGGTTATACATTGGTTGAAGTTAACTGAGCAT atagCTCAGCCGgatgaaaccaaatttcatattgCTGTAGTAGGGAACTTGTTCGCTACTCAACCCATTGGTAGAATTATGGTTCTCAACTTGGCTCGGCATCTATTGAAAGGACTGTTCTATAAAGATCCACCCATAACTAACATTTTGTCGAACACGGCTATCCATGTTGTGCCTGTGATCGATAATGCTTTTGAACAG ATATGGGGGAATTACATTAAAGAATTTGACGGCTCGTCTAAAACTGACAAATACTCCTGCAACAATATTACTGCGGATTTCAAACAAGTTGGAGAACAACTCCTAGACCTCAATAGTCGTTTGATTAGCAATAAAGATGCCGTGGCACAAACCAACGCTTTCAAGCACATGCTTCTAGACGAAAAGTTTGATCTTGTGATCAACATCGAAGGAGGCAGAACTGGAGTTCT atttcctTACACATCAAGTTCGATAAACAAATACGAAAAACTCGCCCAGATCTATAACAAAGccttaaaaattcatcaagCATGTCCAGAAAGGGAAGGCGGTACTAATTCGGAAATTACAGATTTCTTATTCAAGGAATACAACACACCTTTTCTGACGTTGAAAGTTAGTTGTTGCGATTATCCTTCAGTTGAGAATCTCCCATATATTTGGAGGGACATTCTGGGTCCAATTATGAGTATTTTGAATGCCACTAGAACAG GTCTTCAGGGAACagtaaaaaatcaacaaaactaCCCCCTGAACAACGCAACAGTCAAAGTCTTTGAATCGGGGGAGACTTACGAAGTAACCAAAACTCTTGCCCATTTTAAAGTAATGTTGCCCCCAGGAAATTATCAAGTAGAAATTGCTTGTCACGGCTTCGACACTAAAACTTTAACTGTAGACGTAAAAGAACTGGTTATTAGCGATTTAAAAGTGGTTTTGCAGCCGTTTAGTGGAGGTACTATGGCTACTGACAGTGAAGAGAGTCACTCTGTCAAAAAAGTGCTGAATGATTATAATACGAAACTGGATGGAACAGAGGTGATGACCGATACGAGCATGCATCAGCCATTCCAGGATGGCACCAGTACTGGCGTCAAAG GCTACGTTCAAGACCAGCAGCACCATCCAATCTCTCATGCCAAGCTTTATGTCAAAGAAGCAAACATAACTCTCTACTCAGACGAAAATGGAAAGTACGGAGCCCCCTTACCCCTTGGAACTTACACTGTAATTGTAGATGCCAATCACTATTTCAAAGACGTTAGATTGGTAGTAGTTAATGACTTAAACGTGCCAAAAATTGCCATGTTCACTCTTAGAAAGATCAACACAATTTGGGGGGTTCCTCGTTTGGCTTTCGTCACTCTGACTG GGTTTATTCTGGCTGGCATGTTAGGATTGGGAATATTTTGTTACCTGACTTGCCGAGGAAAGAGGTACGAGTATGGGTTGTTGCCTCAAGATGGAATTTATGAGGATTTCAAGGATGACGGGGATGAGAGCAAAGAGACTGAGGTTTTCACCAGACCACTAAAGC aGCAACCTATTACTCGGCCTtattatgatgatgatgaggacgatgatgaaaatgattttgcagACATCGAAGGGAACTTTCCTTCCAGTTCTGAGGAAGATGATGAAATCAAACTCCTGTCACTAAAAAAATGA
- the LOC136412555 gene encoding carboxypeptidase D-like isoform X2, which translates to MFIQIIVLSCILHNVAHSVPLQDSLTEIEDFLKEPRYYSYDELTNAFEKLETENPGIAKLVSIGRSVKNRELWAMHINSNVQNRTLLTPMFKYVANMHGDEAIGRQLMIYLAYYLILNYGKNERVTQLVNTTDIYLVPSMNPDGYENSQEGECESKPHYVGRENEKGVDLNRDFPDQFEPHRAGTIIAGRQPETVAMMTWIISRPFVLSGNLHGGAVVASYPYDDSNAGVQCCRESKSPDHEIFKKLALVYAEHHALMKSGEACKNDHFPQGITNGAYWYEVRGGMQDFNYVKSNCFEVTFELSCCKFPPATTLPNEWDGNKESLLSFMEATHWGVKGLVTNEHGDPILDADVVVKGIKHNVTTSNRGEFWRLLLPGKYEIFAAAFGYLPSITVDVEVQHDKTTIQNFTLKLEPQKGLSNSLRAHKFFMCLVSFIIAFI; encoded by the exons ATGTTCATCCAAATTATCGTGCTATCGTGCATTCTCCACAACGTTGCCCACTCAGTTCCTCTGCAGGATTCTTTAACAGAAATTGAGGATTTTCTAAAGGAACCACGGTATTATAGTTACGATGAGCTGACCAATGCCTTTGAGAAACTGGAAACTGAGAATCCAGGTATAGCCAAGCTGGTCAGCATTGGCAGGTCAGTAAAGAACAGGGAGTTATGGGCAATGCATATCAactcaaatgttcaaaatcgAACACTTTTAACTCCCATGTTTAAATATGTCGCAAATATGCATGGGGATGAAGCCATTGGAAGGCAGTTGATGATTTATTTGGCatattatttaatactaaattatgGGAAGAATGAACGAGTGACTCAGTTAGTGAATACTACAGATATTTATTTGGTGCCCAGTATGAACCCAGATGGTTATGAAAATTCACAG gaaGGGGAATGTGAATCCAAACCCCATTATGTTGGTAGGGAAAATGAAAAAGGCGTAGATCTAAACAGGGACTTCCCTGATCAATTTGAACCTCATAGAGCTG GAACTATTATTGCTGGCAGACAACCTGAAACCGTAGCAATGATGACATGGATTATTTCCAGACCATTTGTCTTGTCTGGAAACTTACATGGCGGGGCTGTGGTGGCCAGTTACCCTTATGATGATTCCAA TGCAGGTGTTCAATGCTGCAGAGAAAGCAAATCCCCGGACCatgaaatcttcaaaaaattagcCCTTGTATATGCCGAACATCATGCTCTGATGAAATCAGGGGAGGCTTGTAAAAACGATCATTTTCCACAGGGTATTACTAATGGGGCCTATTGGTATGAAGTCAGAG GAGGGATGCAAGACTTTAACTATGTAAAATCAAACTGCTTTGAAGTTACTTTTGAATTGAGTTGTTGCAAATTTCCCCCTGCCACAACTTTGCCAAATGAATGGGACGGTAATAAAGAATCTCTGCTTAGTTTTATGGAGGCTACCCACTGGGGAGTTAAAG GATTAGTTACCAACGAGCATGGAGATCCAATCTTAGACGCAGACGTGGTGGTCAAGGGCATTAAGCATAATGTGACCACTTCAAACAGGGGCGAATTTTGGCGCTTGCTTCTTCCAGGAAAATACGAAATATTTGCCGCGGCCTTTGG ATATTTACCCTCGATCACAGTCGATGTTGAGGTACAACACGATAAAACTaccattcaaaatttcacCTTAAAATTAGAGCCACAAAAAG gGCTCTCAAATTCCCTTAGAGCGCATAAGTTCTTTATGTGTTtagtttcatttattattgCCTTTATATAA
- the LOC136412565 gene encoding phospholipase A(2) isoform X1 has translation MMGSYILVKICHILTCVALVLGSTVLIADNSMSRMIELTTKIPYCNVHTDRGNIRTMLLAADAARVRQMSDDSIRNLEEVCNDKEKLVQQQGGFIYPGTKWCGPGNIGSNYSDLGRYAKEDACCREHDNCPKSLRKEECREGICNNSPYTRSHCDCDAIFRKCLQNVNSETANTIGAIFFNVIQVICFKERSPCSEWQKNSNYLRESKRIKASTSNCSLVFVASDKYVPSNVTSGTKNSQTWNFFRRKKALLLNLFLRKLQLFFYKF, from the exons ATGATGGGG AGCTACATTCTAGTCAAAATATGCCATATCCTAACATGCGTGGCCCTAGTACTGGGCAGCACCGTTCTTATAGCCGACAACAGCATGTCCCGCATGATCGAGCTCACTACGAAAATACCCTACTGCAATGTTCATACTGATag GGGTAATATAAGGACGATGCTCTTGGCTGCAGATGCAGCCAGAGTTAGGCAAATGTCGGATGATTCCATAAGAAATTTAGAGGAAGTTTGTAACGATAAGGAAAAATTAGTGCAGCAACAGGGAGGCTTTATTTATCCGGGCACTAAATGGTGTGGACCAG GAAACATTGGCAGTAATTACTCAGACTTGGGACGATATGCCAAAGAAGATGCCTGCTGCAGAGAACACGACAATTGTCCGAAAAGCCTAAGGAAAGAGGAATGCCGTGAAGGCATTTGCAATAATTCTCCATACACtag gTCTCATTGTGATTGTGATGCAATATTTCGCAAATGTCTGCAAAACGTAAATAGCGAAACAGCCAATACCATTGGAgccatatttttcaatgtaatcCAAGTAATCTGTTTCAAAGAACGGAGTCCCTGCTCAGAATGGCAAAA aaactCTAATTATTTACGTGAGAGCAAAAGAATTAAAGCTTCCACTTCAAATTGTTCTTTAGTATTTGTAGCGTCAGATAAATACGTTCCAAGTAATGTGACCAGCGGTACTAAAAACTCGCAAACCTGGAACttttttagaaggaaaaaagCGCTGTTACTCAATTTGTTCCTGCGAAAGCTTCAGTTGTTcttttataagttttaa